The segment GGCAGCCCGTGCCTGTTTTCATCATGACCTACCGGTGCCTCCTCCCGATGGTTCTCCTGCTGTGTTTCTCCACCACAGCTCTTTCCGGGAGCTACAGCTTGCTCCGATTCCAGCAAAGGCGGAGCGCTGCGGTGTGTCAGAAACTCCTGGGGCAGTTACCTTCAACGCCTCAACATTGCCTCGAGGCCAGGATGGACTTCCAGGTCCCTGAGGAGATGAACCAAGCACAGCAGTTCCGGAAGGAAGATGCCATATTGGTCATCTATGAGATGCTCCAGCAGATCGTCAATATTCTCaccagagacttctccagcactggCTGGTCTGAGACCATCATTGAGGACCTCCTTGTGGAACTCTATGGGCAGATGAATCGTCTGCAGCCAATCCAGAAGGAAATAATGCAGGAGCAAAACTTCACCATGGGGACACAACCGTTCTTCACCTGAAGAAGTACTACTTCAACCTCGTGCAGTACCTGGAGTCCAAGGAGTACAACAGGTGTGCCTGGACAGTCGTGCAAGTGCAAATACTCACGAACTTTTCTTTCCTGACGAGACTAACAGCTTACCTCCGTGACTGAACATCTCCCACCTGTGGCTCTGGGAAGGGACAATGTGACTTTGAGCTGAGACTCTTCAGCCAGCAGAGGCTCTTAAAGTAACTGACAGTGCAGTGCACTGGATTTCAATGGACATTAAAGGctaagctatttttaaatggatttatgcgttattcatttatttcaacttttatgtgagaaataaattatttatgaaacaaaagtCAACGTGGCAGTTTCAATCTCAACTTGATTTAGGTGACAACACACATTAAAAATTGCAGAGCACCTTGGAGACATTCCTTGCAAAACAAGCCTGCAGAGTACTCGAGTTTCTGGCCCTGCCTTTGAGGAATTTAAAATACAAGGAAGCGGTGGGGAATGTCCAAGTTCTATGCATGCCCTCCATGTACCCATACAGTCTACCTGCGCTTCTCTGGGTCACTTCTTTAAATGTACCAGACAGCTCATGCTGTAGGGCCCCTCTATATGATGTGGGGgggtttgccttttctttttttcaattcggGGAAAATGTACACCACCCTACATGTGAGAGTCTTACAAAGTAAGCCTTCTTTTTATGCCAACAAAATCTGGGCAAATTCCACTTAACTTATAAAATTCTTactaaagcaaatgaaaaattcgGACCTTCTAAATGTCCTCAGTTGCTTGTACACTCCAACCCTTCCTTCCAACAACGTAGTCCTCACAAAGAGGTCTCAGGAACATGAGTCAAAAATTACTTAAGACTGTCTTGGGGGTCATTAGAAACTGTCAAAGATGCTAATTCACGCaagtaaaaataagtgaaaagtcaTCTTGAAAATATTAAGTTTACATCCCTTAAAGATAGAAAGTAAAACGATATTAAATACTTGTTTTGGTACACAGAAAATATAGCTGAAGTAAAGTTTAATAAATTGCTActgttatatacaaaatatattttaatattctatgcTTAAGATTTAAAAACACCTTCTATAAATTTACTATAAAATTGGAAAcgtgaaaacatttcatttaaaatacgtatattttattatgaaaatattctattatCGCCACGTCCAGGTTCCCCTGTGTGGACCACACGCATCCATCGTCCGGGTAGTCTCATCCCTCCGTCGGGTTTAACTTTGTCGCAAAGCTGTCCAACCGTCCCACCACCACCAGTAGTTTTTCGCCACCGTCACGTTTCACTTTGTCCGCAACGCGGACTCAGCGTCTCAAAGCCAAGCAGGGCTCCCCTGTATGAGAAACGCCCTCCCATCACCNNNNNNNNNNNNNNNNNNNNNNNNNNNNNNNNNNNNNNNNNNNNNNNNNNNNNNNNNNNNNNNNNNNNNNNNNNNNNNNNNNNNNNNNNNNNNNNNNNNNNNNNNNNNNNNNNNNNNNNNNNNNNNNNNNNNNNNNNNNNNNNNNNNNNNNNNNNNNNNNNNNNNNNNNNNNNNNNNNNNNNNNNNNNNNNNNNNNNNNNCCTTTGAGGAATTTAAAATACAAGGAAGCCGTGGGGAATGTCCAAGTTCTATGCATGCCCTCCATGTACCCATACAGTCTACCTGCGCTTCTCTGGGTCACTTCTTTAAATGTACCAGACAGCTCATGCTGTAGGGCCCCTCTATATGATGTGGGGgggtttgccttttctttttttcaattcggGGAAAATGTACACCACCCTACATGTGAGAGTCTTACAAAGTAAGCCTTCTTTTTATGCCAACAAAATCTGGGCAAATTCCACTTAACTTATAAAATTCTTactaaagcaaatgaaaaattcgGACCTTCTAAATGTCCTCAGTTGCTTGTACACTCCAACCCTTCCTTCCAACAACGTAGTCCTCACAAAGAGGTCTCAGGAACATGAGTCAAAAATTACTTAAGACTGTCTTGGGGGTCATTAGAAACTGTCAAAGATGCTAATTCACGCaagtaaaaataagtgaaaagtcaTCTTGAAAATATTAAGTTTACATCCTTAAAGATAGAAAGTAAAACGATATTAAATACTTGTTTTGGTACACAGAAAATATAGCTGAAGTAAAGTTTAATAAATTGCTActgttatatacaaaatatattttaatattctatgcTTAAGATTTAAAACACCTTCTATAAATTTACTATAAAATTGGAAAcgtgaaaacatttcatttaaaatacgtatattttattatgaaaatattctattatCGCCACGTCCAGGTTCCCCTGTGTGGACCACACGCATCCATCGTCGGGTAGTCTCATCCCTCCGTCGGGTTTAACTTTGTCGCAAAGCTGTCCAACCGTCCCACCACCACCAGTAGTTTTTCGCCACCGTCACGTTTCACTTTGTCCGCAACGCGGACTCAGCGTCTCAAAGCCAAGCAGGGCTCCCCTGTATGAGAAACGCCCTCCCATCACCCCATAGACGATAGTCTCCCAGCTTCCGCTGTGCTTCACTTTGAGCACCAAGCGCGCCCATCGTCCGACTGAGAATAATCTCAGCCACCGCCGCATCCACAGTGAGCGCCGCGCCGCCCCCGCTGCCCCACAGCCTCTCCTCTCCTCGTCGGCTTTCAGTCTGTCCGCAACACTTTCCAATCGTCTTATCTGCAACAGcctcaccccccccacccccacatccccccaccccacccccccaccccacccccacacccccacaccccccacccccacccccccaccccccacctccacccccccacctccaaccaccctcccacccccacccccacccccacccccccacccccacccccacccccccacccccaccccccccgccacccccgccgcATTTCACGTGGTGCAGGACTCTGCCCCAGCGTCCTATCGCCAATATTCTCATCGCCTCCGCTGTTTTACACTCGCCGCAAGCCCTCCGACTTCTCAGCGCAAACATCGGTAGTTCCAACCGCCATCTCAGGGTCCCCGTTTGTCCGGTCTCATCCCTACTGCAGGGCTGAAATGCACTCCGTTCGCAACGCCTTCCCATCGTGCCATAGGCAATACTCTGCTAGCCACCGCCGGGTTCTCTTCCGTCTGCGACGTTCCGACAAGGTCTCACCGCCAGTAGGCATCGCCCCAAAGCTGGTAGTCTCCAAGCTGTCTATCTCAACGCGGGTGCTGGCGTTCGTTTTGTGCGCAACGCAGTCTATCCTCTGGAAACCAAGACTTCTAGCCGCCGCCGACTTCCCCTTTTTGCCCAACGACCTCCCATGGTCCCAGCGCCGATAGACAGGCTCATCGGCAAAGCGGTGTTGCACTTCAACTCCAAGGACATCGCCCAAGGGCTCATCCCACCGCCCTGTTTCACTTTGTGCAGAACGCCGTCCCATCGTGCCATCGGGAATAGTCTCCTGGCCAGCTCCAGGCTCCCCTACCTGAGCAACGCCCTCGCATAGTCCCGGTAGACGTCGTCTGTGCCGATACGTCTATACGATGAGACAGCGTCTCGTCGCCGATGCTGGCTTTCACGTTGTCCGCAACGCTTTCGTCCACTCTTCTCAAAGCCACCACCAGGTTCCCCTTTATGCCCAACGTCCGCCCGTGGTCCCATCGCCTAGAGGCTCACTGCCGCCGCCGGTTCCCCTTTGTGCACAACATCGCTGTCCTGCCTTCCCATCGCCAATAGTCCCATCGCCACCGCGGTGGTTCACTTTTCTTCAAACTGCTCAGATCACCCAAGGTCTCATCCCCACCGCCAGGTGTATATTTGACCTCAACAGCAAATAGCCTCATCGACACCGCGGGAATCGCCCGCGGTAGGCGATACTGTCACTGCGGCCACTGTGTTTCGTTTTGTTCCGAACTCCCTCCCATAGTCCCACAGCGAAGAGTGTCGGATCCACCGCGGGATTCCACCGTCCATCCCGGCCCCCACTCACCACCCCAATCCTGGTAAAGCCGGTCGTCTCATCGCGGCCACTGTGCTCCACGTTGTGCCGAACGCTCTCCCATCATCCCACAGCAACCGTCTCCTAGCCACCGCGggataggttggtcataactttccttccaaggagtaagcgtctgttaattttatggctgcaatcaccatctgcagtgatttggagccccccaaaataaagtcggacaccgCTGCAACTGTTTCCGCATATATTTGCCATGGAGGgatgatgccatgacctttgttctctgaatgttgagcttgaagcccaacttttccagtctcctcttgcataaagaggctctttagttcctcttcactttctgccaaagttATAGAGGCAACGAATAATTTAAATGACAAAGGAAAACCGAAAGGGAGAACTGAAAGTGGGAAATTCCCCTCCGAGGGCCATCCTATATAAGTAGCCCACACTCAAGGAGGAAGGCCATTCACTCTGCAAACCCTTGAAGACTCAGCGTCAGCATCTACTAGCAGAACGGGCAGCCCCGTGCCTGTTTTCATCATGACCTACCGGTGCCTCCTCCCGATGGTTCTCCTGCTGTGTTTCTCCACCACAGCTCTTTCCGGGAGCTACAGCTTGCTCCGATTCCAGCAAAGGCGGAGCGCTGCGGTGTGTCAGAAACTCCTGGGGCAGTTACCTTCAACGCCTCAACATTGCCTCGAGGCCAGGATGGACTTCCAGGTCCCTGAGGAGATGAACCAAGCACAGCAGTTCCGGAAGGAAGATGCCATATTGGTCATCTATGAGATGCTCCAGCAGATCGTCAATATTCTCaccagagacttctccagcactggCTGGTCTGAGACCATCATTGAGGACCTCCTTGTGGAACTCTATGGGCAGATGAATCGTCTGCAGCCAATCCAGAAGGAAATAATGCAGGAGCAAAACTTCACCATGGGGGACACAACCGTTCTTCACCTGAAGAAGTACTACTTCAACCTCGTGCAGTACCTGGAGTCCAAGGAGTACAACAGGTGTGCCTGGACAGTCGTGCAAGTGCAAGTACTCACGAACTTTTCTTTCCTGACGAGACTAACAGCTTACCTCCGTGACTGAACATCTCCCACCTGTGGCTCTGGGAAGGGACAATGTGACTTTGAGCTGA is part of the Bubalus kerabau isolate K-KA32 ecotype Philippines breed swamp buffalo chromosome 4, PCC_UOA_SB_1v2, whole genome shotgun sequence genome and harbors:
- the LOC129651537 gene encoding interferon beta-3-like, with amino-acid sequence MTYRCLLPMVLLLCFSTTALSGSYSLLRFQQRRSAAVCQKLLGQLPSTPQHCLEARMDFQVPEEMNQAQQFRKEDAILVIYEMLQQIVNILTRDFSSTGWSETIIEDLLVELYGQMNRLQPIQKEIMQEQNFTMGDTTVLHLKKYYFNLVQYLESKEYNRCAWTVVQVQVLTNFSFLTRLTAYLRD